A single window of Methylocella tundrae DNA harbors:
- a CDS encoding MmcB family DNA repair protein — translation MPRLMQTLTPQDGRQSETALFVARGTRRLLRRLKFSTVTELPLLSGRRADIVALAADGGVHIVEIKSSIADFRADMKWREYRAHCDRLYFAIPESVPVEIMPPDAGLIVADAYGAEILREAPEHRLAAATRRAVLMRFAHAAAHRLHGLSDPEVMAMGPIG, via the coding sequence ATGCCACGGTTGATGCAGACTCTGACGCCACAGGATGGGCGGCAGTCCGAGACCGCGCTGTTCGTCGCGCGCGGAACGCGGCGTCTGTTGCGGCGCCTGAAATTCTCGACCGTCACCGAGCTTCCTTTATTGTCCGGAAGACGCGCCGACATCGTCGCGCTGGCGGCGGACGGCGGCGTTCATATCGTCGAGATCAAATCCTCGATCGCCGACTTTCGCGCGGACATGAAATGGCGCGAGTATCGCGCCCATTGCGACCGGCTCTATTTCGCCATTCCTGAAAGCGTGCCTGTCGAGATCATGCCGCCCGACGCCGGGCTCATTGTCGCGGACGCGTATGGCGCGGAGATTTTGCGCGAGGCGCCGGAGCATCGCCTGGCGGCGGCGACGCGTCGCGCGGTGCTGATGCGCTTCGCTCACGCCGCCGCCCATCGGCTGCACGGATTAAGCGATCCCGAGGTGATGGCGATGGGCCCTATCGGCTAA
- a CDS encoding DUF882 domain-containing protein, translating to MRLARPRITLGKQARRAAAVYAATLLSSFFVNSSTETAVANGDTRTLNLYHSHTGESIQATFRVNGSYDPAVLAQLNHFLRDWRNNDETHMDPRLFDVIWEVYRTAGATQPVVVYSAYRSPETNAMLRARSHAVAEYSQHILGKAMDTTMPGMSMQQIREIGMRLQRGGVGYYPRENFVHLDVGNVRYWPRMSYEQLARIFPDGKSVDLAADGRALPRYEEARAEITARGGVATDVPQPQGGGGLFAWLFGNHDREEEAIARREAAPGRGPTQVASLDGAGAAANSPPARMTAAERRAARAAAKDAPALAAIAASNPPDAKPAAPANATQVAALAQPAAHAPEPSPAPVPTPVPREKDAAADQDAGAPEKDLKKDKAEKTIVAEAPLPPSRPMDLVAYADVPTPPSRPEALLRLASLAPQTSQDAGEAAKTPAKPDAISPLARAASLPVVITRGPKDQPGLPSSVLGYAASPDTAPRPRRTLLRDDKAPEIISARLDRSNYNELTSEAPTAETPPQSVLGQAITGLRQAARIIPDALSAMPLAGYKMAFSAASSMLDSAHFTKGPATSEQAQALNHVSIVDASKNPPAQ from the coding sequence TTGCGTCTAGCCCGCCCCCGCATCACTCTCGGAAAACAGGCGCGCCGAGCCGCCGCGGTTTACGCCGCCACATTGCTGAGCAGCTTTTTCGTAAACTCCTCGACCGAGACGGCGGTCGCCAACGGCGACACCCGCACGCTCAATCTTTATCATTCGCATACCGGCGAATCGATCCAGGCGACATTCCGCGTCAACGGATCTTATGATCCGGCCGTCCTCGCACAACTCAATCATTTCCTGCGCGACTGGCGCAACAATGACGAGACTCACATGGATCCGCGTCTGTTCGACGTGATCTGGGAGGTCTATCGGACCGCCGGCGCAACGCAGCCGGTCGTCGTCTATTCCGCCTATCGCTCTCCCGAGACCAATGCGATGTTGCGCGCGAGGTCTCACGCAGTCGCCGAATATTCGCAGCATATCCTCGGCAAGGCGATGGACACCACCATGCCCGGCATGTCGATGCAGCAAATCCGCGAAATCGGCATGCGTCTGCAAAGGGGCGGCGTCGGCTATTATCCGAGAGAGAATTTCGTTCATCTCGACGTCGGCAATGTCCGCTACTGGCCGCGCATGAGCTATGAACAGCTCGCCCGCATCTTCCCGGACGGCAAGTCGGTCGATCTCGCGGCGGACGGCCGCGCGCTGCCGCGTTATGAAGAAGCGCGCGCCGAGATTACCGCGCGCGGCGGCGTCGCAACCGATGTTCCACAGCCTCAAGGCGGCGGCGGATTGTTCGCGTGGCTCTTCGGCAATCATGATCGCGAAGAAGAGGCCATCGCCCGCCGCGAGGCCGCGCCTGGCCGTGGCCCGACACAGGTCGCTTCGCTCGACGGAGCTGGCGCCGCCGCCAATTCGCCACCCGCCCGGATGACCGCAGCCGAGCGCCGCGCCGCGCGCGCCGCCGCGAAGGATGCTCCCGCGTTGGCCGCGATCGCCGCGAGCAATCCGCCGGATGCGAAACCGGCGGCGCCCGCGAATGCAACGCAGGTCGCAGCTCTCGCGCAGCCCGCCGCCCACGCTCCGGAGCCTTCGCCAGCGCCAGTTCCGACGCCAGTCCCCCGGGAGAAGGACGCCGCCGCCGATCAGGACGCCGGCGCGCCGGAGAAGGATCTCAAGAAGGACAAGGCCGAAAAGACAATCGTCGCGGAGGCGCCGCTGCCGCCCTCTCGCCCGATGGACCTCGTCGCCTATGCCGACGTTCCGACGCCTCCGAGCCGGCCGGAGGCGCTGCTTCGCCTCGCTTCTCTCGCGCCTCAGACCAGCCAGGACGCCGGCGAGGCCGCCAAAACACCCGCGAAGCCCGACGCGATCTCCCCGCTCGCGCGGGCGGCGAGCCTGCCCGTCGTCATCACACGCGGACCAAAAGACCAGCCGGGTCTTCCCTCGTCAGTGCTTGGCTACGCCGCCAGCCCCGACACCGCGCCAAGGCCGCGCCGGACGCTCTTGAGGGACGACAAAGCGCCTGAAATCATATCGGCGCGGCTCGACCGATCGAATTACAACGAGCTGACCAGCGAAGCGCCGACGGCGGAAACGCCGCCTCAGTCGGTGTTGGGCCAGGCCATAACGGGCCTGCGCCAGGCCGCCCGCATCATCCCGGACGCTCTCTCCGCGATGCCTTTGGCCGGCTACAAGATGGCGTTCAGCGCGGCGTCGAGCATGCTCGACTCCGCTCATTTCACCAAAGGACCCGCGACAAGCGAACAGGCGCAGGCTTTGAACCACGTCAGCATTGTCGACGCGTCGAAGAACCCGCCGGCGCAATAG
- the hemW gene encoding radical SAM family heme chaperone HemW, producing MTDLSLKGEDPGFGVYVHWPFCLSKCPYCDFNSHVRQQPIDEARFVAAFETELAHRAALTPRRTVSSIFFGGGTPSLMKPSTVAAILDAVGRHWLIDTKAEITLEANPTSVEAERFRGYRAAGVNRVSLGVQALNDGDLKALGRTHTSADAMTAVALAASIFDRFSFDLIYARPGQSVEHWRRELEAALPHARDHLSLYQLTIEPGTMFERLREAGKLALPDADLGRDFWDATQDIMNKAGLPAYEISNHARPGAESRHNLIYWRYGEYAGVGPGAHGRILTATGRHAQACERDPEKWLAAVEANGDGLCEDAPLSLEEQGDEFLLMGLRLAEGIEIRRFEAMSGHGLDPRRLASLIAEGMVEYTHQGRVRVSAEGFPVLDAVVADLAA from the coding sequence ATGACTGATCTATCCCTGAAGGGCGAGGATCCCGGCTTCGGCGTCTATGTGCATTGGCCGTTCTGCCTGTCGAAATGCCCCTATTGCGATTTCAACAGCCATGTCCGGCAGCAGCCGATCGACGAGGCGCGCTTCGTCGCCGCCTTCGAGACGGAACTCGCCCATCGGGCCGCTCTGACGCCTCGGCGCACGGTCTCCTCGATCTTCTTTGGCGGGGGCACGCCGTCGCTGATGAAGCCATCGACGGTCGCCGCGATTCTCGACGCTGTGGGCCGCCATTGGCTGATAGACACAAAGGCGGAAATCACGCTTGAGGCCAATCCGACGAGCGTCGAAGCCGAGCGCTTTCGCGGCTATCGCGCCGCTGGCGTCAATCGAGTCTCGCTGGGCGTTCAGGCGCTGAATGACGGCGATCTGAAAGCGCTCGGGCGCACGCACACCAGCGCGGACGCCATGACCGCGGTCGCGCTCGCCGCTTCGATCTTCGACCGCTTCTCCTTCGACCTGATTTACGCGAGGCCCGGCCAGAGCGTTGAGCACTGGCGCCGCGAACTTGAGGCCGCCCTGCCCCATGCGCGCGATCATCTTTCGCTCTACCAGTTGACGATCGAACCCGGCACCATGTTCGAGCGGCTGCGCGAGGCTGGCAAACTTGCGCTTCCCGATGCTGACCTTGGGCGCGATTTCTGGGACGCGACACAGGACATCATGAACAAGGCCGGCCTTCCCGCTTATGAGATTTCCAATCATGCGCGCCCTGGCGCGGAGAGCCGGCATAATCTCATCTACTGGCGCTACGGCGAATATGCCGGGGTTGGTCCGGGCGCTCATGGCCGCATCCTCACCGCGACTGGGCGCCATGCGCAGGCCTGCGAGCGCGATCCCGAAAAATGGCTCGCCGCCGTCGAGGCCAATGGCGATGGGCTTTGCGAGGACGCGCCTCTATCGCTCGAGGAGCAGGGCGATGAATTCCTGCTGATGGGCCTTCGCCTTGCGGAGGGGATCGAAATCCGGCGCTTCGAGGCGATGTCGGGCCACGGCCTCGACCCGCGACGGCTCGCTTCGCTGATCGCCGAGGGCATGGTGGAATATACGCATCAGGGTCGCGTAAGGGTCAGCGCGGAAGGTTTTCCAGTGCTCGACGCCGTCGTCGCAGACCTTGCCGCCTGA